TTAATGGGACTGTTCTGTTGTCTGAGAATGCTCCTCTCAACACCAAAATAGCCCTAATTACTGTAACTGACAAGGATGCAGATCTGTATGGCAAAGTAGCTTGCTACACTGACCATGATGTTCCATTCCGGTTGAAGCCTGTCTTTAATGATCAGTTCCTACTAGAGACAGCTGCCCCCCTAGATTACGAGACGACACGAGAATATGCAATTAAGATAGTGGCCTCGGATAGGGGGACGCCCCCTTTGAACACTTCAGCTAtggttttaattaaaatcaaGGATGAGAACGACAATGCACCCATCTTCCCCCAGCCGGAAATCCAACTTTCCATACCGGAGAACAATGACCCCTCTACACAGTTAATAAAAATAAGTGCCACTGATGCAGACAGCGGACGTAATGCTGAGATAATTTATACTCTTGGCCCCGACACACCTGATGGGTTTAACATAGACAGACGGTCAGGAATCCTCTCTGTTGGCAAACGACtggacagagagaagcaggagaggTACTCATTCACTGTCATAGCGAGGGACAATGGCTCCACTTTCCTACAGAGCAATGTCACTGTCAGGCTAATCGTCCAGGACCTTAATGACAACAGTCCAGCTTTCACACACCCCGAGTACAACTTCTATGTGCCTGAGAACCTGCCTCTCTTTGGAACTGTGGGCTTAATCACAGTGACGGATGCAGATGCAGGAGATAACGCTGTTATAACTCTGTCCATTTTGAACGGCAAAGATAATTTCATCATCGACCCTCAAACTGGTGTGATCAAGCCCAATATCACCTTTGATAGGGAGCAGCAGAGTTCCTACACATTTATGGTCAAGGCAGTAGATGGAGGCCACCCTCCAAGCTCCTCCTATGCCAAGGTCACGATCAATGTAGTGGACGTAAATGACAATCGCCCTGTGTTCGTCATCCCATCCTCCAATTACTCATATGACCTAGTGCGAACCACCACCACCCCTGGCGCTGTGGTCACCAGGGTGTTTGCCATTGACAATGACACAGGTATGAATGCTGAGCTGCAGTACAGCATtatcagcagcatcatcatcacatctagGGTCTCTCCTCGAGGTCTCTTTGCCATCGACAAAACAACTGGTAACATAACACTACAGGAGAAAATACTGACAGCCGATCAGGGGCTGCATAGGCTTGTTGTCAAGGTGAAAGATCTAGGCCAGCCTGAGTCATTACACGCTATCGCGCTTATTCACTTATTTGTCAATGACACTGTGTCAAATGCTACCTTCATTCAAGAGCAGCTGCGAAAAAGTATGGAGACACCCTTGGACCGTAACATTGGGGACAGTGAGGTAACACCTCAAGCCAATGGATATGTGATTGTTGTCATAGCTATCATAGCAGGGACCATGACTGTTATCTTGGTGATATTTGTGACTGCCTTGGTGCGCTGCCGGCAGACACCCAGACACAAAGTGGTGCAGAAGGGCAAGCAGAGTGGTGAGTGGGTGTCCCCCAACCAAGAGAACCGTCagatcaagaagaagaagaagagaaagaagcgATCCCCCAAGAGCCTCCTCCTGAACTTTGTGACCATAGATGAATCCAAGCACGATGACCCTAGCCATGAGCATGTTAATGGTACGCTGGATCTCCCTGTGGAGCTAGAGGAGCAAACCATGGGGAAGTACAACTGGGCCACCACGCCAACCACCTTCAAACCCGACAGCCCAGACTTAGCCAAGCATTACAAGTCAGCGTCCCCTCAACCtacatttcaaatcaaaccGGAGACTCCAGTGGCCCCAAAGAAACACCACGTGATCCAGGAGCTCCCCTTGGACAACACGTTCGTAGTCGGCTGTGACTCACTCTCCAAGTGCTCATCGACTAGCTCCGACCCATACAGTGTCTCAGAGTGCAGCTGTCAGGGGGGATTCAAGACTGCGGGGCAAATCACCACCCGACAGGTAATTCACGACTTCCTTTTTAAACCCACCCACACTAGTCCCCACTCACACTTCCCTTGCTGTCCCATGGTAGGTGATGTGAAAGGGGGAGGGTGGCAGCATGGAGCCAGGGGATATTCCCACACAGACAATGACCACGTCTACATGAATGTCATTTGCACTTAAGTCAGTGAGTTCAAGActtgcaacaaaacaaaagaaacacaatgtgtCGCAATTAGAGGACAGAACATTTCTCTGtcctgattatttttttatttatgtgttcaCCCTCTTTTATAAGCAACTTAAATCTCATAATCTTTTACAAAACTACTTTTCCAGGTTAATTTCTTATTCAAAAGCTTGGTTATCGCAGCAATGCAATTATGATGGCAAGCTCTTTTAAATACCAGTATGAGTGGTTGGTGGCCATGTAGTGTGATTtagaggagccagggatcggCAGCAATGTTTGAACTCGACTGATGTATTCAAGGTCAAGGGCGAATGAACCTGTGTGCTACTATATTTGACTGACACATTAAACAAGCcatgaaaaaaagaatgtgGCAGCCAGAGTGAAAAAGGCTATTCACTTTATCAGGTATGCATTTaggcaaaaaaaaagtgtgcagGCTGTAGcacaagaaaagaacaaaaaaattgCTTTTGACATGGTAAAACATGTCGATAAACAATTCCTCTTTTTATGGCTTCTGTCCTCAATATTAACTTGCTTCCATGGGCCTGAGAGGCTTCGTGGGAGAGAAGCCCATGTGAATGCCAAGGTACAGCTAAGGACTTATGATTCCCTAAGAGATATGTGCCAAATGCGAAGTGCCCCAATAAATAAAAGCTGGCgagggaaataaatgtaaatcagaGGTAAGGAGAGGTGGCCTTGCTCGGTCCTGACAGCCAGAGCAGAGCGCCATGGGGAAGACTGAGTACTGCTTTGGGCGGGGAGGGGGTCACAGGGATCAAGGTGATGCAGAGCCTTGAGACCAATATACTTAAACACCAAGGGAGCAGTAGTCCATAAAAAATCCTGCCAGGGCGACGTTGCATTTAGCCCATAAATGCTCCACTTTAATGACTCCAATTATTGTTATAAACGACACACGTAGATACACATTCTTTACATTCTGCGAATTAGCTCACAAAGGAGAGGGTGCGATGACATCACAACACGAGTTTGCATCTGTGGTGTGTTGCAGTTTGTGtaagagaggacacagaggaatgCAATAATTGTATCCCTAGTGCATGACAGAGTACATACATGTTGATATTTGATATGCTTTCTCCAGAACAATGGATTGAATCATGGCTGACTAGTCAGCGCACACGATTGCAATTTATTCACACTGATCTGTGTTCTGCCATAGTTTTCACTCAATGTCAAACATTCAGTTGATTTTGCaacaatttccattttttttctccattttgtttcttttatgaTTTTGGGGACTTTTGGTTGTTGCTTGGTTGCACTGGCTTTCATTTTTGTTACACTTTTGATCATAATTATCACAACTGCCATTCATCCGATTCTGGGTGAATTTCATAATATTGCATCaattattgattttgtttgatGAGGTACTTGCTTTTGTTTGCGTCTAGCCTCATGCTGCAGACAGCTTTCAGATCTTTGCTTCATTTCTGCCTCTTTGCTCCCAGTGCGCTTCTGTGTGACATCTAGCAAGAAATTCCTCATGGCACCGTTCCGTAAATGACTGTTGATCCCGTTTAGTATTGTGCTTGTGGATAATTTATGAAGACACCCACACAGAGTTGATAGTCATCCCCTTCATCCACCTTTTATTTGAAACCCTGGTTAAAAGCTATGCTCTGCCACGGTACTTTATGCGTAAGCCTACTACATGTCTTTGGTACCAAAGATTTAATTCATAATGTGTTTGTACGACACACTGACGACTTGTCAGAATGATTTTCCCCCTCGTACTGGTAGTGACTGCCCTGGAATATGCAGAAATATTCAGACTGCGCTCTACCATTCTGAATTATTATCTGTCATAAATTTTATGCATCAGGGACTCAAATTGATTTTCGCTTATGTTGCTAATCAGAGTGGAGTATTTTTGAGCGAagaatttaaaatcaatgaatATATGATTAGTAAACATCAGGCTATGTTTGTATCTGATCGTATTTTAcgtatatatttattcattgctcggagagagagaggtcaggcTTAACATTCGTAATCTTCTCGTAGTTTTGTGTCACACGCTTGCAGCATTATCGAGAACAATCTGTCCTCATTGGTTCTACTCACTAACCATATCTTCAGTTAGCTGATAATACATCAAAATTTCCCTGTCCCCTCGAGCAACTGACAAGTGATGCCTCCCACTTTAGACATTAGATTTCCCACTAGCTTTAAGTGTGCTTATTTAAAGCATGTGTCATGGAAAAAAATAGCATGAAGCTTTGCCTGGTGAGAGTTGGTGGCTGCAAAGGTTAATTAAATGCACCAAAGGGTTAATCACTCGTACTACAGTATGATTAAAATCACTGTAATTAGGTTTCGAATGAGGCTGAtaaggaagaataaaaaaggcAGCCGTCCTTTAAGATTATCAGTGATGTCACGTCGTATCCTTGGGTTAGTGGCGTTCTCAGGTTCCAAAGTGATGTGACAATAGTTGACCAGCAGTCTagtggttatttttttttttttactatccCTGATTTGATCTTCATGCCTCTttgaagaaaaactattttcaaagCCCCGAAGAACAACAATTGATTGTCGCTTTTATCTGACAAGGTAGGAGAATATTTGAGCACTCCAGATCTTGTTCAGATCATTTCAAGTGTGGCTGTTAAAACGAAAGCTGCATTTAGTCGTGTCAGTGGCAGCGATTCAGTCTCTCTTGAGCCCCAAACCTAATACCAGGAGTCCAGAATCAAAGATCATAGGTAGGtgcctccttttcctttttgatCATCAAAGTGACAGGCAGTGCTTTAGTGCCTTTGCGATGATCTGTCGTTGCCCCACGCCCTCCCACATAAGTAAGGCagtttaaaaaatggaaaaaagggaCGACAAAACGCCCACCCATGGAATATAAAAGGGGGAGGGCCGCACAGGAGGAGACGATTATGGCTGAAGGTCACGGAAAATGTTTTCAGGGACTCTACAGATGTAGCTGATAAAGAGTAAAGCTTGTAAAAATACTTCAGAGACTACAGATTTGTGCCGCCATATGGCTTCATTATACAGCGAGAGCCACATTTGCACATGCGaaacctcctccctccactcccggctcttctctttttttatttacgcatatcatcattttcttttaaccCCCACCCCGTGATATAAGAGGTCAATCTGCCTCCAGTGATGAGGAGCtcttgtgagagtgtgtgttttagcaGAGGCAGATCAAACGAGTAACACCCTGCTTGAGTGATCTCAGACATCACCATGAATATGCAAGGCTGGAAAAGGCTAATACATTCTTTTGTTTGGCCCATAATTCTGTAGCCGCGGAGCACGAAGGGGTCGCTGCTTAACGAAGCTAACCGCCGATGATTCAGTAGCGGGGACACTGCTGTATGTGGTTTTGTGAAATCACATAGGCATACAGTTACAGTTTGATTAAATACCCGTTCGACCatatttgttgttcttttacCTTATTTATGGTATTATCTTTGTAAAATATGCGTTGGATTACGAGGGCAGCAGTGAACAAACTTTTTGCCTATCGTCATTTATTTGTGTGGGTGAAGGCACGGGCCTTTCCCACCCGCCCACCCATGGTCTGATGACAAAGGGCTTGTGCTGACTCCAAGTGGGTACATAACCAGGGGGGACAAGATGATTTTAAAAGGCTAACCGGGCTCGTTCATCAAATCTTATGCCAGTATTAAATCCAgcaactttattttattgtcattgtttcgtatttggtttcattttcttatgatttgattcttttctttttctgttgagTCATTGCATCCGTAATCACTGTGCCTTGCTGATGTTCGCGCTACTAGTTCAGATTGTTCCTGATGCAGATACGGGCAGATGTGTTGCAAACTTTCTGAGGAGCAGCCAAATATGATATTCTGTACATATCAGAGGACCCACTGGCAAGGGTCCGAAAGAAAGAGTGGGCCTAAATTGATCCAAATGGCTTTTTGAGGGGACACAAAGAGTGTTGCACAAGTGTGGTgggagacaaacaacaaattgGGAGTGATAATTGGATGAGATTGCATGCTCTGATAAGTACAGgagaaaaatgcacaaacatgTGACACCTGTAGCATTCTTCAAGGAAACCTGACAAGATAATGACGTGATTGCCAGCCGTGCCTTGAAGAatgcttttttccttttttctttatcttccaCACTCTCTTCAGAGATTCTTCTTATTCAGTGTTCAGGGTAGCCTCGCACTGATAAGACTGAGGCTTAGGCTGCTCAGAGCTCGATGATATTGTAACTACAATCTCcctatatctgtctgtctctctatatTTCAGGAGACGGCACTGAAACCACCACACTATGGCACACTCTGTGGCACAGGTACAGCTCGCTCCCACAGGATTAAAATCAATCTCTAGCTCCCACTacctaaagagagaaaaagaggagaaagagagtgtgtttgtgtgtgtgtgagagagagagagaaagagagagagagggcagaggaaggaaaaggaggaaggcGAGAACTGAAGAGGTGAAACAAGTACTTTACTGTCTACAGCCTCAAACCCCACCTCTTCATACAATCgagagaaaaagatgaagttgaagggggaaaaaatctcagaaaaacagagacgCTTCATGTTGCCTGCCTGAAACTTGACAAAGCTCCTCCTGTGAATCTGTTGGAAGTTTGAAATGCTTTGAGTCCTATGCTACTACTTACCTGTGTCGGTGAGGATGAAACTGTATGCCCCTGAACCCTCCTCGGAAAATGTCCCACTCCAGCAGCCACTCTGTAAAATAGGTGTCAAATACAGTCAGTAGATCTGTAAAgtatgtttatatgtatgtatgtatatctATCACAGAGTTGAtggtgtttatatttattgattCCATTCCTTTGCCTTGTTTTCAAAACTGCCTGGTggccattttattttcttactttctgACTTTTGTATCATTTGACGTTGCTCTTTCTGGGCTTGCTCATGGAACTAATGACTTCTAATGTGTTTATGCTGCAAGGTCTACAACCTGTAGGCTTACATTAGTACAGTGAACCCTGTTCTGTCAACCTTCGCCTCTTTCGGCCCCACTTTCTTCACGGCCACTTATAGCGTTGTTAGTGACGAGTGTGGCTAATGTGACAGAGAAATGCGTGGCCCCACAATATGACCACGTTTGTAGTGCTTTACAGTTGTGCTGCCGATCGCCATGCTGTTATTACACTGGGAGGAGTGGTAGGACAAGTTTAATACTTTGAGCTAAGCCACAATCACAAGGGACTAACTCCTGAGGTTATAATCAAAAGCTGTTTATGTAGGGCAGATTTGAAGAGCACTAAGCCTAACCTTTTGTGTGTCGCCTTCAATTCCTAAGTCGGAAGTGATTTAACCTGTGAGATCCATATTAAAATGACTCCAgatggtgaaaaaaaagagcagtaATAATCCTCAGGCGGTCTTTAATATGGGTTGGTGGGCTTAAGCAAAAACGACTAGACTTATTTACGCTGACAAAAGGAATTTTTCTGATGAGAAGAAAATTGAacactaaaatgaaaaaaaaaaaaaaaaaggtaatccAGGCTTcggtttaaaaaaacagcaataagTTAACATTTGACAGAAACTACTACTTCTTAGCCCTTTTGGTTCAGAGCATCGTTTTGCCCTCACTACTTCTACACCAGTAGATTCATTATGGTTTCAGTGTGTTCTGATTTGAGTATATTCCACAGCACACACCAGTAACTGGCTCGATGGGTTAGCAGCGTTGTTGTCCTATAGTCTTGTTAACTGGTGAGCTACAGACTGCTTTGATAGGTAAGGCCTACCCGGCATTTACAGTACATACATATAACCATAGAATTAGAGTCATTAAAATGGACATAGCCTGTGTAGTCAATTTGAAATGTACAGATGGGCTGGACCAGGGTTGTTCCCCCTCTTGTGAGAGACAATGTATactgtatttaaacaaaattaCTGCACAGaccaaaagccttttttttttaattgttattttgttcCAGTCTCTATATGTCACGGTTCTACAGACTATGTctattttaaagcttttaattcTATGTATGTTGCCTCTTTGTGAGACAGGTTGTTATTATTGAAGGAGGTATATTAATGTAATTATGGTATCAAATGTATTCAATACTGCGTAGGAGCCACAGTATTAAATATACATAGCATCCTAGCACTGTGTAATGATTAGATTTGCCTGATCtttggggaaaagagaaaaaaaaaaaacactcataCATGGGGAAAGCTTTTTTTGTCCTTGTAAAGAGACA
The Hippoglossus stenolepis isolate QCI-W04-F060 chromosome 7, HSTE1.2, whole genome shotgun sequence genome window above contains:
- the pcdh11 gene encoding protocadherin-11 X-linked isoform X1 → MDLASQAHVLGVLLTCGFLLCWAQERDYTVKEEQPENVRIGNLRKDLDLNLDPNIRLSSPLQFKPVYKTGDVPLVRVEANTGEIFTTNHRIDREKLCSGVFAEKRCYYEIEVAVLPDEIFRLVKIRFLIEDVNDNAPLFQSTVINISIPENTAINTRYPVPSAFDPDVGINGIQHYELVKSVSEFGLDIIETPEGDKWPQLIVQQNLDREQKDTFVMKIKVEDGGNPPKSSTAILQVTISDVNDNRPIFKDSELEVTVPENAPMGTSVAQLHATDADLGSNAQIHFSFSNQISASTKRHFAIDSSTGLITVKQPLDREVTPVHKLIVLASDGSSTPSRATVTVNVTDVNDNVPSIDTRYIINLVNGTVLLSENAPLNTKIALITVTDKDADLYGKVACYTDHDVPFRLKPVFNDQFLLETAAPLDYETTREYAIKIVASDRGTPPLNTSAMVLIKIKDENDNAPIFPQPEIQLSIPENNDPSTQLIKISATDADSGRNAEIIYTLGPDTPDGFNIDRRSGILSVGKRLDREKQERYSFTVIARDNGSTFLQSNVTVRLIVQDLNDNSPAFTHPEYNFYVPENLPLFGTVGLITVTDADAGDNAVITLSILNGKDNFIIDPQTGVIKPNITFDREQQSSYTFMVKAVDGGHPPSSSYAKVTINVVDVNDNRPVFVIPSSNYSYDLVRTTTTPGAVVTRVFAIDNDTGMNAELQYSIISSIIITSRVSPRGLFAIDKTTGNITLQEKILTADQGLHRLVVKVKDLGQPESLHAIALIHLFVNDTVSNATFIQEQLRKSMETPLDRNIGDSEVTPQANGYVIVVIAIIAGTMTVILVIFVTALVRCRQTPRHKVVQKGKQSGEWVSPNQENRQIKKKKKRKKRSPKSLLLNFVTIDESKHDDPSHEHVNGTLDLPVELEEQTMGKYNWATTPTTFKPDSPDLAKHYKSASPQPTFQIKPETPVAPKKHHVIQELPLDNTFVVGCDSLSKCSSTSSDPYSVSECSCQGGFKTAGQITTRQNPSQTPETSFNSPPPICPHKEACQLGKITSVNTQRRVTFHLPDGSQESCSDSGLGDPEPSSTASTTQPLPLSFPQEEYYEQTSPNSRTEGDGNSDPESTIEVNLQKALAEASETCTQECLILGHSDSCWMPPALAQFQGPGSNSPTSNPAVIIGTLPSFGFQQSCARGARANMGGMGVMDGRHTLGRSVPKKDELDKGINRPQFYNTLDRHCSSKKEDTIKVIPLASFSPLGQQTPTGGGSSSFLHEHQL
- the pcdh11 gene encoding protocadherin-11 X-linked isoform X2, whose product is MDLASQAHVLGVLLTCGFLLCWAQERDYTVKEEQPENVRIGNLRKDLDLNLDPNIRLSSPLQFKPVYKTGDVPLVRVEANTGEIFTTNHRIDREKLCSGVFAEKRCYYEIEVAVLPDEIFRLVKIRFLIEDVNDNAPLFQSTVINISIPENTAINTRYPVPSAFDPDVGINGIQHYELVKSVSEFGLDIIETPEGDKWPQLIVQQNLDREQKDTFVMKIKVEDGGNPPKSSTAILQVTISDVNDNRPIFKDSELEVTVPENAPMGTSVAQLHATDADLGSNAQIHFSFSNQISASTKRHFAIDSSTGLITVKQPLDREVTPVHKLIVLASDGSSTPSRATVTVNVTDVNDNVPSIDTRYIINLVNGTVLLSENAPLNTKIALITVTDKDADLYGKVACYTDHDVPFRLKPVFNDQFLLETAAPLDYETTREYAIKIVASDRGTPPLNTSAMVLIKIKDENDNAPIFPQPEIQLSIPENNDPSTQLIKISATDADSGRNAEIIYTLGPDTPDGFNIDRRSGILSVGKRLDREKQERYSFTVIARDNGSTFLQSNVTVRLIVQDLNDNSPAFTHPEYNFYVPENLPLFGTVGLITVTDADAGDNAVITLSILNGKDNFIIDPQTGVIKPNITFDREQQSSYTFMVKAVDGGHPPSSSYAKVTINVVDVNDNRPVFVIPSSNYSYDLVRTTTTPGAVVTRVFAIDNDTGMNAELQYSIISSIIITSRVSPRGLFAIDKTTGNITLQEKILTADQGLHRLVVKVKDLGQPESLHAIALIHLFVNDTVSNATFIQEQLRKSMETPLDRNIGDSEVTPQANGYVIVVIAIIAGTMTVILVIFVTALVRCRQTPRHKVVQKGKQSGEWVSPNQENRQIKKKKKRKKRSPKSLLLNFVTIDESKHDDPSHEHVNGTLDLPVELEEQTMGKYNWATTPTTFKPDSPDLAKHYKSASPQPTFQIKPETPVAPKKHHVIQELPLDNTFVVGCDSLSKCSSTSSDPYSVSECSCQGGFKTAGQITTRQEACQLGKITSVNTQRRVTFHLPDGSQESCSDSGLGDPEPSSTASTTQPLPLSFPQEEYYEQTSPNSRTEGDGNSDPESTIEVNLQKALAEASETCTQECLILGHSDSCWMPPALAQFQGPGSNSPTSNPAVIIGTLPSFGFQQSCARGARANMGGMGVMDGRHTLGRSVPKKDELDKGINRPQFYNTLDRHCSSKKEDTIKVIPLASFSPLGQQTPTGGGSSSFLHEHQL
- the pcdh11 gene encoding protocadherin-11 X-linked isoform X3, coding for MDLASQAHVLGVLLTCGFLLCWAQERDYTVKEEQPENVRIGNLRKDLDLNLDPNIRLSSPLQFKPVYKTGDVPLVRVEANTGEIFTTNHRIDREKLCSGVFAEKRCYYEIEVAVLPDEIFRLVKIRFLIEDVNDNAPLFQSTVINISIPENTAINTRYPVPSAFDPDVGINGIQHYELVKSVSEFGLDIIETPEGDKWPQLIVQQNLDREQKDTFVMKIKVEDGGNPPKSSTAILQVTISDVNDNRPIFKDSELEVTVPENAPMGTSVAQLHATDADLGSNAQIHFSFSNQISASTKRHFAIDSSTGLITVKQPLDREVTPVHKLIVLASDGSSTPSRATVTVNVTDVNDNVPSIDTRYIINLVNGTVLLSENAPLNTKIALITVTDKDADLYGKVACYTDHDVPFRLKPVFNDQFLLETAAPLDYETTREYAIKIVASDRGTPPLNTSAMVLIKIKDENDNAPIFPQPEIQLSIPENNDPSTQLIKISATDADSGRNAEIIYTLGPDTPDGFNIDRRSGILSVGKRLDREKQERYSFTVIARDNGSTFLQSNVTVRLIVQDLNDNSPAFTHPEYNFYVPENLPLFGTVGLITVTDADAGDNAVITLSILNGKDNFIIDPQTGVIKPNITFDREQQSSYTFMVKAVDGGHPPSSSYAKVTINVVDVNDNRPVFVIPSSNYSYDLVRTTTTPGAVVTRVFAIDNDTGMNAELQYSIISSIIITSRVSPRGLFAIDKTTGNITLQEKILTADQGLHRLVVKVKDLGQPESLHAIALIHLFVNDTVSNATFIQEQLRKSMETPLDRNIGDSEVTPQANGYVIVVIAIIAGTMTVILVIFVTALVRCRQTPRHKVVQKGKQSGEWVSPNQENRQIKKKKKRKKRSPKSLLLNFVTIDESKHDDPSHEHVNGTLDLPVELEEQTMGKYNWATTPTTFKPDSPDLAKHYKSASPQPTFQIKPETPVAPKKHHVIQELPLDNTFVVGCDSLSKCSSTSSDPYSVSECSCQGGFKTAGQITTRQETALKPPHYGTLCGTGTARSHRIKINL